The following nucleotide sequence is from Anguilla rostrata isolate EN2019 chromosome 3, ASM1855537v3, whole genome shotgun sequence.
GTTAGCTATCAGTTAAAaacttaaattcatttttttggctAACCAGACTCTCTTAAAACTCTCCTTtcaagaacagaaaaataaaaagcattatttgTGCAATTATGCAACTTCCTTTAAGGTTCTAACGGCTAATTTACCTGTCATTGCCAGGCAACAAAACCCACAGATTAAACTGTATCCAAGTGCCATATGTTTACAATAACGTTATGTAGCCACCTTTCAGGTATCAACTTGAAGGCATCTGGACGAAAAGCACTTCAATTTGCATAGAACAAAACTTGGCAAAATTGCAGAACAAGTGAAAAGATTTATTTGGAGTTTTTGCACAAAAGGAAATGCTGTACGCGTGGGGATATGAAGACTGCATTCCTTTTTCACGTTCCATTTCACACGATATTGCAATCCAATAACTCATACTAGCCATATGATTTTCAAGATAAggttaatacaaaacaaatcaatatgataataataaaaacatgtctAGCTGTATCAAAAAACTCAGTATTCATATCACTGGTGTGGCCAGTCACAGAACATATTACCAGTAAGCATTATAGTCTGTGGCATTTATCAGAAACATGTAACCAAAGATGCCTACTAGCTGTTGACACCTACTGTAGCTGCATAATTGCCTGTCTTCCCTATTGATCAATTACCAGTGCTAACTTTAGACCAAACTCTGCCATTCGCAACTGTAAAGTCTCTCCTTGGAAACCACTGGTGGGTCTTCATTTCAACAACAAATGTTTCTCTGGTTACTCCAGAAGCCTTTGCTTATGCAAGCTGAGGTTCTCTGAGGGCTAACAACACTCTTTCAGTGGATGACATGGAAATTGAAAACAACCCGCAGTAGCCGGCTCCCGAGCCCCTGGGAGGTTCATCCGGTGTCCAAGCAAAGATTTAGCAGCGTTAAGTGGCATTACTCATAGACAGAAACTTTTAGTACCTGCTGATGGGTGGTGGGACAGCAATGGTCCCCAGCAGAGTTCTCTGTACACTTTAACCAAATGCTCCCTTGCTGATGTGGGCCAGTAGCTTTCTTTACTAACTGGAGTAGCTAATCTGATaggcacccacccacccacctccccccccaccccccaaaaaaaacccttgaaaATTCATTCCCATTTAAACCCCAAATCTCCTGTGGCCAATACTTCGGGAATTAGATAAAGGGCGCTTCAAGCATTCCAAAAATTAACCACGGTTCGTGATTCGTTTTCTTTGTGTCTTATCAAAGCTTAATTTAAAATCCATCAAAGTCTGCATAGgcaaattagttttatttttaggttattttaaatttttttttttttttttttttcaaaatgacgGCTGCGATTAACATCGTACAACTGACATGCCCAGAAATTGACCTTATTTCAttgactttaaaaataatgatcttGTGCCCCAAAAAATGACtgccacccccacacccccacccccccaaaaataaataaataaataaataagcacttGAAAACTGTTTGCAGCAGCTGAACATTATGTACTTAAACCTTATCCTGAAATCCTTTTTAAAATCCTGGGATAACTGAAAGGTgcctttggggagggggggggggggggaccggagACAATTTGCGAGCAGGCACAATACTAGTCACAAAATACCGAGTCCAGCCCAGCAGGGCTTTGCAGAAACACAAACCTGTGGACCCGGGTGCTTTTCAGCCTGCGCTTGCATACCATGACAGAGCCATTATCTGCCATTTCACAGCAGAGGTATTTTTTGCGTTTTGCATAAATAGGTACATAATTACATCGGCGCCGTCTTCTTAAACGCGAATGTTCAGGAAGAAAACAACTTTTGTCTCGCACCTATGCAGAGAGAAGCTAGTGCCTGTGTCCTTGccaagaaaggggggggggggtgggtgggcgggggagAGGAGGCGTGGCTTGTGTTTCTGGCCAACCACTCCTTTCGCCCACTGTGTTCCCAAACCCATAGCGAAAGCGCAGAGGCTGTGGTCAAAGAGACGGTTGTGAACGTCACGTGGGGTTGCAGAGCGCCACGGACCCCGCATGCAAAGCAGCCCCCGCTTTCACGAAGCCGACAGTCGGAGAAAAGCAATCAGCGGAATAAGCTGGGGCCACGGACAACTGACACTCCCTCCTGAAACCTGCCAATCAAACGCTTCAAGCAGTCGCAAGTGAGGTCATCAAAATCAATCTgtctttttgcctttttttaaccCTTATTTTTCCACTAACTGAGACAAACAGGCACTCTAATCCTGCCACAAAGACCCCCTTTATAGGTGGGCTAAGCTGTCACGCATGGCCACCGTGTCCGGTCTTGCTATGCCACATGACTCCTTCATTCCTCCATCCGGCCTGCAGGGTAGCGCATGACCTGCACGCTACCTGGAGATCCATAAAGGAAAACGTGCTGAGGTCCAGCACATACTTCCTTCAGTGAATTCAGGTGGTCTTAACATTCCCCCCGCCCAACCACCACCATGACCCCCCACCGCATTCCACCAAAGGCATCCACAATGAATCACCACAGTTTTAAGTGCCCCTCATCGATCCTTGCAATCCTTCAGCAGGTCAATAGACAATGCCTTTCTTACACTGCTCTTTTAGTTTCTCATGGATATCTGCAGTAATGGTGTCATTGTGTCAATTATTGGTgggtgttttttcccccctatcATTTCTGTTATACACAGCAgtatacgcgcacacacacacatacacacacaaacacacacgcacacacaccttctctcccATACGAAAATGTGTGGGTCAGGAGACAGTAGCTGTCCACGGAATCTGATAGACCAGTTCATAGAGCTGAAAATCCATAAACTAAAGATCAGCTGGTTGTTCCGCACACAGTCGGATTTAATAGCCTCCACTGTGAGGCCTTTCTCTCCAGTACAGCAAACCGCATACAAAGATAAATCTGCACATGGCACTGTATTGCTgctatgaatatttaaaaaaaggtttgtttttgcctgcaaacaaaaacaaattagaaaataaactCAGCCTAACTGGCTTGTTTGCACATTGAGTATTTATGTATTGATTAGTCTAAATAGCGACACCTGAAATGACATACGATGCAGCTGATTGGCTAGGTCATCTGGCAGGTGTTCAGGATTTGTCTTTTCACAATTTCTCCACAGGCAAAAGCAAGTGAGTTAACACAAgccaaaacaatacattttgtcaACACTCCAAATTCCGCTTGGCTCTGTTGACATAACCACATGTCCATCCTCATATCTGGGTTCCCAAAGATGTTCAGGGATGCCCttctcacatttaaaaatcaatgaaaGACTTTGCATAAGACCTTGAAAAGAAGACAGGAACAATTCAAGCAGTTTCTTCCCAGAGTGACAAACATAAACCAGCAATTGGCATCAATAGCTCACCCCAACCACTCACCCaaaccccctccacccacccccccacccccccttccccaacacATGAAGTACACATGCTTAACATTAAGATGGGCAATGATGAtggcaatgcaatgcaatgcatgctgggtgaaGGAATCGAGCATGATAGGATTTTTGTCAGTCTTATAACATACATAAACGCACAGTGAGAAATGGCAGGCCTTAAACAGCATCCCCCTTATAAAgtccccaccgccccccaccccccccccccccccacccaccaccaccccaaaaaAGCAGAAGAACTGGCCGCTGGATAGAGCGGGTCTCACCTCAGGCAGCGGCATGCCGTTGATGATGAGGTCGGGCTGTTGCGGGCCCTGCCCGGCGAAGTTGTGGTGATAGCCGTGGTTGGGGGCGGCATTGCGCGAGTTCTGGTTCTCCACGTTGAGGAAGGTGCTCTCGGACCGCCTGCAGCCCAGCGGCAGGCTCTGCTGGTGGTAGTCGAAGTAGTTGAGCGAGGAGGTGAGAGACGAGCAACTCACCACGTTCATCTTGTCCGTCTCCTCCACGTCCCGCGGCACCAGCCGGATGTCGTTCTTGCtcagcttcttcttcttgctgGACTTCTTCTGGTTGCCGTAGGAGTACTCCGCCACCCTACGCAAGTAGAAGAAACTGAACAGACTCAATATAGCAGTGTCCCGCCTGACCCCATAGGCCGCACGGCCTTGATGACCCATGACCCGTGACCCGTGACGAGGCCCCAGCCATGGTTCGAATGACCTCCGGCAACCAATCAAATCGCACTGTCCGCGTCATTGGCTATTCCATGCTCCGCCATCCGCATGTCACGAACGAGCACAAGCATATGCAAACATGCGACATCACAAAACCAAatacacacgccacacacagacGTGCGACACTGAAGCACATCAGCAGAGAATGCCTTTGTATCTAGAACATCCTACTCCATCTCCCCGTCGCATTAATTCCAAGAGGACCCTCTGCAATTGTGGATTTCAGGAGATTTAAAATTCTGAACAGTTTAGCAAGCCTCTGAGGCCATTTTTGCCTGCGCTGTGCATTTCTGATTCTCATTagcaagaataaataaaatcacaaaaataaataagtcaatAAAACCATTTTGGTTCTTTATGAAAGGATGCTTCCTCTCAAAACGCTTTGAGTCATGACTGTATTTTATGCACACTGCACCAGCTGCATTTAGCACAGCCTGTTCCTATCTGACCCGGGCCTGCAGCACAAAGTTCTTTAAGTGTCTCCGATTTACATATCCTTACACAACACTCTATTAcagtctgtttatttttattttttttttaggccttGCTTGGAGgagaatttatttatatatttattgttccCACCATAAGtacatgcataaaaaatatCAGGCTCTGCATAAATAACGGCCCTAACCCCAGGGGGTTCCATCTTTTTCAAATTCAACATTCcgtttttattctttctttaaatttttttctccGAGAGGCTGTCTCTGCCTGCCCGCTCCTCCTCATTCCCTTTCTGcctaagaagaaaaaaaaataataacagcgCAAAAGCGTATCTTTGTGAGGCCATctcaaaactgtttttctttcttgattcaAAATGGGGAGAGAAACatagcgagcgagagagagagagggagagagggagcagctcAAGTCTGTTATAATAACAGGAATCAAAGTGCTTCAGTCTATATTGTTCTCCCCACTTTGGTGCCTAAATCGAAAAGCAGACAGGGAAAAATCCTTAGTGGAACCGACAGTGAACAGTAAATTGCAAATAAGTAAGAGGCAGGTTTGAGGAGGTTGCTACCTAAAAGCACTGCGCATCAATATAGATTAAAGCTCCTGGCAGGAAGAGCTGTTTTatgaggaacaaaaaaaattatttgaaaagggATTAGGGAGAGTACTGGGAacctgcatttgtgtgtggttgGTTTTCTTTCATCCATTTTGCTCTTTTCTTACTTAGCAGTGTCGTGTCCAATATTTATATGTTGGCATTTAAGTTTGGATTCCATAACAGAGCCGCCCGCTTTAATGAGTCTAATGAGGCCTGATATTCTAATTTGGTGCGCTAGGCCGTCTGAAAGCAGGCTGTCTTGGAAGTCTTTGGGgttaattagcatttttatgggGAACAAGACCAGAAATTTGACACAAGGACCAGATCAACCTCGAGCAGGCGCAAAGCAGGAGGATCTGTCCTCCAGCAGCATCTGGGGTTGCCAGATTAGAATCCGCATCCATAATAATGACTCGTTTTGCATTATCTTTCCGAGAGTCCCTCAAGGTAgctaacagtaaaaaaaaaaaaaaaaattgaagtcACTGGGACCAGTTAACATGTGCTTCAGTTACACAGAAGCCAAAGAGAAATGACATGCAACAAGCTTCGATTATGGAGTATGAAGCTCCATATTGTCAGTCTCATGCCTCGATGAATATCTGAACGTAACTGTGGTCACTATGTCTGGTTTAAATGGAATGCTGATTTTTGAATACCAAGATGAATTCAGTTTTCAGAAAACAAGGGATTGCTTTCTTTTACGTTTTATTCATTGAGTCTGTCATGGAAGATTCAATTGAATTTTGACGGTATGAAGACCCTGGTTTGAAACCACGCACTGCAACTAGCTAGCACCAGAAACGTATGCTAATATGTACAACGAATAAGGAATGGAAACCACTAATGCGGATGCAACATCTCCATTTTCTTACCGCCGTAACATCACAGAACCCGCTTTAATCTAATATGTACCTACACATCTCTCCCGCAGGCCACCTACAGAGAACAGAGCTGCGTTGAATAAACATTTACTGTGTCTGGGGGAGAGAACCAGGGTAGAACTCCTGACACTGCCTATACGTTATTTTTGGTCGCGATGTTATGTGAAGGAAAACTatgattgcatttaatttatttcttattgGCTGTGTTGTAAAAATTGAACTGATTCGGTTCGGCAGTGAAATATGCACTCCCACCATCACGCAAGTGTTCCGTTATAACATTACGGCCTTAGAATGTCAACAAAAGTTATGTACACACTAAAATATGGAAATGGTTTCAGGTTAAACTCACAAACGCAATTTATATGGAAATGTGGACTGGTAAAGCAGCAGTGAGAAATCAACCTGTGAGTCGGCATTATGGATTAATAAagagtattttttatttctttaaatattaagaaaataatattctgCCCCACTGCACAAACGTGGTATAGTTTCATGTTTTAGTGACTGCATTATTGTCAAAAATTAAATGGtattaaaataacttaaaacaGCTTATATGGGATATTCTCCAGATATCCAAGAGTAGGTTAATGTTTTCATTCTAATTccacaaatgtaattaattagctTACTCTCTTGGCCTGATTAAATCTTACCCAGAAACGGTTTAACTTTGATCGACACATTCAATTGCCGGTAATTTTGTTGTTgcgtacacagtaaaatgtccagtgttaatttaactctaacagagtacatatagGGTCCAAAAGGGTATCGATGACGCTGAATATACAACTGTATAGCctatactttttatttgttcattttgtcgACGATTCAAACGATTGAATTAGTAAAGAATAACATTATCGCTTGTTAATGGTAAATGTAAGCCTCGTTGCGGTTTGATTGAAAGCCCATTAATCAGCTGGAGATTCGTTCTGTGGTCAGTGTTACAAATCTATCtgtctaatatatatatatatatatatatatatatatatatatatatatatatatatatgtaaccTATTCTGCATTCTGCTTTTGCCCTTGTAATCCATATCTACCTGAATAATCgctattaatattttttattggcaAATTATGCTGGATGGGTAATGATggtgtgctgtctctctcagatATCTTACATTCGGCGTTAAATTGTGATCCTACAGATCACTAATATATAATGCACCTTCAATAACGGAGGCTAAGTAAACTGCGTTTGGCATAATGTGTGTAAGTATTAGGCCACCCCATTTAGTATTCAATAATAGGCTATGttaaagtaggctacatatCAATATAAGTGAGGAAGCATACATGAGATTAACTTGATACATATTATGCCCGGGAAGCTCTCGGTACACTGGCGGTTTAAATGTGCTCAAAAAGACCAGTAATTTTCTGTTTAATACTAGAAAAcgattcaaataataaaaataaaaaaacctactGGCACACCCTTGATACAGCACATACCCGGACTGATATATGTATTTCCTCATATATCAACTGACcttttactgtaaatgtatttgagtaggctacatttattAATTGTTGCACAGGAAGCTAATACAGAATAGTTGTTGccttttgtaatatttaatatgttttgaaaccatttttcaaaagcaaatatatatatatatatatatatatatatatatatattatatatatatcctgTTCGTGTATGTAACCGTGCAACGAACCATATTCGGGGTGTGTTCAGTGTATTCACAGGGCTTACCAATTCGTGAACAGCGACTAGTTCGcgagaagggagggggagactgCGGGGCGTGCTCTGTAGTTTTATAAAGCCGCAGCATTCGATTGTGCGAGCAGCTGCATCAGCGATACACACACTAACGAACCATCAGATGGCTAAGGTAGACAGCGTCGTCGGGCACATTCCGTTAAACCAAATCTGACAACCCTTGAACAGATGCGCTCTTCCTATGTGTAGGATTCTTGCCTACTTCCCCTTTACGGATGTTCATTCCATGCTACAGGTTATAGCACATGTATTcaagacacatgcacacatgcgcttATACCTACCTACCTATTCACcgacgcgcgcacgcacgcacacacaaacacaccgcgTGCAACAGTCATGCGCCGAAATTACAACGTTATCAGAATGTGTAGCCTCTGTCGGAGTACAATCAAGATGCAGATGAGAAATACATGCATGCCAGAAACATATTACAGATCTTAAATGGGAAAACTagttgaataataataataataataattaattttaaaaaagtatttcgTTACCTGCAGTTGTACGTTCGAATTTCCTTGTTATCCCTTTTGCACTTGACTGCCACAAAAATCATTGTAACGAACAGGATGGCAGCAATAGAGCCCAGGGCAATGATGAAGATGAGGGACAAGTTTACGGGTCCGATAGACTCCTGTGCGTTCAGGTCCGGCGAGAGGTAGACTACGATAAAAGCTGAAGCAGACAAAGACGTCTTTCCATGGTCATGAGCTACCACGGTTATCTCGTATGTCGCCTTTGAATTCTCCCCAAACGTCCTCGTGGTCCGCACCTCGCCATTCACTTGGTCTATCTCAAAGAAAGCCCGATCTCCCTCCGAGATTGAATACGTTAATCTTCCATTTTCACCTTCATCATAATCGTCGGCTTTTATCTGGGTAACCAGATAACCAACCCCAGCATTTCTTGGAATGGAGACCTCGGCTGTACCGTTCACAAGCGGCGGGGTGGTCATTACTGGGGTATTGTCATTAACATCTAAAACGACAATTTTCACGGTAGCATCACTTGTTAAAGATGGGTTACCTCCATCTTTGGCCAAAACTTTGAATTCCAAAGTCCGGGTGTGTTCGTGGTTGAATGATCTCACGGCATAAATGTCACCGGTATTAGGGTTCATTGACACATAAGTTAAAATTGGCATATCTCGTACCTGGGACTGTACTATTTGGTACGTTACGGTGCCATTCAAACCCAAATCCGGATCCCTTGCTGACACAGAAAGCAAATAGGCGCCAGGGGTGTTGTTTTCCAAAATCATTTCTTGATAATGTGGTTTAGTAAAGTGAGGAGGGTTGTCATTTTCATCCGTTACTTTTACTGCAAATGATTTTGTGGTTTTCAATGAGGGGGTGCCACTGTCCTCCGCATGAATTGTCAGGTTGTACATGTCCCTCTGTTCCCTGTCCAGCCTGCCATCAACAAGTATGGTGGAAAAGCTCTCATATTCCTGCAACCTGAAGGGAACGTTACCTTGTAGCCTGCATTGCACCTTTCCGTTCGCCCCAGAGTCCTTATCTGAAACCCTAACCAGTGCTATGACGTATCCCAGTGGCGCGTTCTCACTGACTTCTACCATCTCGCTGTTCACAGATAACAGATTAATTACTGGCACGTTATCGTTTGCgtccattacatttacagtcacTTTGCAATGAGCTGGGATTGAATTGGGACCCAAATCTTTGGCTTGAACATCGATCTCATAGATATGCATTGCCTCGTAGTCCAACACTCCACTTACAGTGATCACACCAGTTCGAGGGTCAATTTTGAAAACATCCCTTGTTTTTTCTGTGACGTAATTGTTGAATGAGTATACTACCTCGCCATTTGTGCCTTCGTCTGGATCGGTTGCATTCAAGTCAATGACTACTGTGTTAATAGGAGAATTTTCCATCACGTTAACCGTGTACACGGGCTCATCGAAAACCGGGTTGTTGTCATTTGAATCTATGACTTTAATATTAAGCTGAACAGTTCCATATTTTGGGGGGTCTCCACCGTCTTCGGCAGTGATTACATAACTATAGTGAGACTGTGTTTCTCTGTCCAGCGTCTTTTCCACCACGAGCTCGGCAATCTTGGATCCATCCCccctggtcttaatctcaagtcCAAAGAGATCATTTGGGGTGATCTCGTATGTTTGTACACTAAAGCTCCCCGAATCCGGGTCACTTGCCCCCTCTAGGGGAAACCGGGTGCCGGGAGAAGCGTTCTCTGAAATTTCAATGTCTATGTGATCTGTGGGGAATCGGGGTGCATTATCGTTCAGATCCTTGATTTCAATTTTAATCACGCAGACTTCCATTGAGTTGGACATCACTTCCAAAGAGATGAAACACTTCGGGGTCTGTCGACAGGCTATATCCCGATCAATTTTTTGCTTGGTGATAAGATATCCTGCTGGGCTAATGTCCACCCAATGCGGCTCAGAATTGGAAATGACTCGCAACAACGGCTGGGAATCAACCATAAATCCTGCCTCTATTGCGTCCTTTACCACGTTTGCAATGAGCGTCCCCGCTTTCAGCTCCTCGTCCACCGAATATTTCAGATTGATCACAGCCTCGGCCACAGTCCAGCACAAAAGCGCTATCAAAAGAATTTGTATAAAATCCATTTCCTTAGAGGACATTGTACCTGTTGATTTTCTTCCTTAAATCTGCATTAGCACCTGCTATAATTTTGCACAACTGCGTATGCTAGAGCTTTTCATAACGTCCTCACAGTTTATATAGCTCTCATTTAATCAAAAGTTGTCACGAGAACGTCATATatttagacaaagaaaaaccaATTAAGATATGGTTACGGATATAACAAGCGAGCCTCAAtctaatgaaatgttatttactAAACAGTAGATCTACCTTgtaattatattgtatttaatatCATTCTAACCACAGACCTTCGCATACTATGCTGGAATTGAAGTGATATCAGCAGCGACGATAACACAGTACCTTCTAAAAtggttcagaaaattaatttacaagtTTTACAAATCAGTGTTGTTCATAATATACTACAAGCTGGTAGCCCAGACTGATTTTCAAAATCGACCATTTTgggtaaaggaaaaaaatgcgTATATTCACAGAATTATAGAATATGGTGGAAATGAGAATTCCGGAAAGTTAGTCCataaaaatgaagtgaaaatcCAAAAGAATCTGTGCGTTAAAATGTATATGTGAGGTTCTTCGCAGCATCATAAGATTCCAGATGCATCCAGATGTAATTTCAGCATTTTAGCTTAAGCGTCTACTCCGTTCAGTCGTTAAGAATATTTCAGAAAGGTTATCTTACCTTTCTTAAACTACAACGTTTACAAATCGCACGGTTTCTGGGCAGGTACACAAATCCTCATtgagaaataaaaactgtagtATTGAGCCGAGTAAATATCAAAAAATCACACAAGGATAGGAAAACGGTGCTGTTGCAGAGATACGCGCCTTAATGCTATCAGTCCAGTCCACGATTTGCCAACATTTCCTGGATGGTACGGGAGGTTTTTCTTGTACTCTCAAAAGTCTTGCAGATACCGTGCAGCTAATTAATTTCTTCGGATGTGatacataacatttaaaacactATACAGGTTCCAATGCAGTTTGTGTAAAATACAAAGTCCGAAATAAGACAGCTATTGCAAAGTCATGCAGCTTTGATAAGAAGCTGTTCGAGATAGGCTTGCGGTGAAatcaaaagctttaaaaatatccAGGCAGTTAATGATTCGCAAAATCAGCCGAGGTGTGCAGTGCAGCTGGGTCTGGTATGCTCTCTGTTCCTTTCTCCAATGCAAACTGTCGATTGTACAACCCAGTGCCTGCCGCTCAGTCTCAGCACCCGCAACCCTCTACACCAATCAGAGGCTTTACTGAGAGATGGATTGGGTGGTGGGAGGAGTTAACTGCAGCATTGAAACTCAGAAAACTTCCTTCAGTCTCATAACAGAGCGCTGTACACTGAGCGGATGAATTTTACGCACAGTATATTCTGGACAATATTTACTGTGTCCAGTTTTAAAGCTACCATTGGGAATTGCACTAactacatttgaaaatgagtcATCTATCTGACCCACCCGTTAGCTGCTCCACGACATGCCTTGCCGTATCCCTCGCATAATACAGTATTTGCGTCAGTTTCAACAGCTAGTTGAAAATGTGATATGTCTAGTCCTCGTTTTTTAAGCCTGAGCATGGTAGGCCATTAGTGTTCTTCTTCatctttgtttaaaatttgCTGATACGAAACGGCCAATTGTACAATATACCAACCCTCGTCGATTGAGCAAGAAGTAATGTTGTTTGTGAAGCTTCGGGCTTaaattttgaatgcatttgaaCAGCGATGTGGTTCGAAACAAAGACTGGTGTCATCGGGATATTACAcgactttttaaatgtatctatttattttcGTTTACACCCTTATATTTACCGCAAGCGCGCCACTGTATTAATGAGAGTGTGCACAGCACGTTGCGTAAAAAAGGAAAGTATACCTGTACGGCCAGAAAGACGACACAAAGTTATCGTTACTTGAAATTATGCATATCTCGGTGATGCAAGATTCCATTGAATGAATATCGACCATTTCGAGTATTTCTATTGTTAAGGAGCGCTAAATCGCTTAATTATACTTGATAGCTCTGTCGAGAATAAAGACGTTCGGAAAAGGTCCCACGCATTCATCACTTCCCTTTTCTGCTTACCCACTGATCCTGATAAGAATACAAATGAACACAGAGAGATAATattctccatttaaaaacatcaagCCGAGTAAAACAGGACACTAAAAAATGAATAGggtacatttttttcctctttgtgcATTTACTTCAGCCCATGCACGCGCTGCGACTTCCCAGCAACCATTTCAAGCTTGCGTTCGTGTCGTCACTTTTACTCATAATTATCTAATTACTTGGCCCACACGCTTTTCATAAACAACTCCTGGCGCAGGGAGAAAAATGCGCGTTTGATCCGTGATTGCAAATAGCGATCACGTAGCTAGGCCAGTGCAACAATTAGTCTGCTCTTCAGTAGCCTATGATAACGGTGAAATGGAAAGCTTCGTGCATTTCACTGTGCTTGACATTTGGtgaacaaaagacaaaatgggCTTATAAATTATGCTCTGCAGTCATGCTTTCAATAAGAATCGGGCAGATATATTTGGGTAATAACACTGGCTAATCATCATGCCATT
It contains:
- the LOC135251673 gene encoding protocadherin-19-like isoform X4: MSSKEMDFIQILLIALLCWTVAEAVINLKYSVDEELKAGTLIANVVKDAIEAGFMVDSQPLLRVISNSEPHWVDISPAGYLITKQKIDRDIACRQTPKCFISLEVMSNSMEVCVIKIEIKDLNDNAPRFPTDHIDIEISENASPGTRFPLEGASDPDSGSFSVQTYEITPNDLFGLEIKTRGDGSKIAELVVEKTLDRETQSHYSYVITAEDGGDPPKYGTVQLNIKVIDSNDNNPVFDEPVYTVNVMENSPINTVVIDLNATDPDEGTNGEVVYSFNNYVTEKTRDVFKIDPRTGVITVSGVLDYEAMHIYEIDVQAKDLGPNSIPAHCKVTVNVMDANDNVPVINLLSVNSEMVEVSENAPLGYVIALVRVSDKDSGANGKVQCRLQGNVPFRLQEYESFSTILVDGRLDREQRDMYNLTIHAEDSGTPSLKTTKSFAVKVTDENDNPPHFTKPHYQEMILENNTPGAYLLSVSARDPDLGLNGTVTYQIVQSQVRDMPILTYVSMNPNTGDIYAVRSFNHEHTRTLEFKVLAKDGGNPSLTSDATVKIVVLDVNDNTPVMTTPPLVNGTAEVSIPRNAGVGYLVTQIKADDYDEGENGRLTYSISEGDRAFFEIDQVNGEVRTTRTFGENSKATYEITVVAHDHGKTSLSASAFIVVYLSPDLNAQESIGPVNLSLIFIIALGSIAAILFVTMIFVAVKCKRDNKEIRTYNCRVAEYSYGNQKKSSKKKKLSKNDIRLVPRDVEETDKMNVTENYSIDSSYVNSRAHLIKSTSTFKDMEGNSLKDSGHEESDQTDSEHDVQRGHYADTAVNDVLNLSGAPIGGSQAPEQDATEGFHCQDECRILGHSDRCWMPRVPARAKSPEHGRNVIALSIEAPTVDVPHYEDCGAKRTFATFGKDGPEEHERGEAKAKRTGDPPASVCSPKANGAVREAGNGREATSPITSPVHLKSPVSKAPSSSSSSSSAYNTLKCRDAERIANHSLLRQPEGKDSEPAVREINQLLQNSRDKESPGNKRLKDIVL
- the LOC135251673 gene encoding protocadherin-19-like isoform X3, which gives rise to MSSKEMDFIQILLIALLCWTVAEAVINLKYSVDEELKAGTLIANVVKDAIEAGFMVDSQPLLRVISNSEPHWVDISPAGYLITKQKIDRDIACRQTPKCFISLEVMSNSMEVCVIKIEIKDLNDNAPRFPTDHIDIEISENASPGTRFPLEGASDPDSGSFSVQTYEITPNDLFGLEIKTRGDGSKIAELVVEKTLDRETQSHYSYVITAEDGGDPPKYGTVQLNIKVIDSNDNNPVFDEPVYTVNVMENSPINTVVIDLNATDPDEGTNGEVVYSFNNYVTEKTRDVFKIDPRTGVITVSGVLDYEAMHIYEIDVQAKDLGPNSIPAHCKVTVNVMDANDNVPVINLLSVNSEMVEVSENAPLGYVIALVRVSDKDSGANGKVQCRLQGNVPFRLQEYESFSTILVDGRLDREQRDMYNLTIHAEDSGTPSLKTTKSFAVKVTDENDNPPHFTKPHYQEMILENNTPGAYLLSVSARDPDLGLNGTVTYQIVQSQVRDMPILTYVSMNPNTGDIYAVRSFNHEHTRTLEFKVLAKDGGNPSLTSDATVKIVVLDVNDNTPVMTTPPLVNGTAEVSIPRNAGVGYLVTQIKADDYDEGENGRLTYSISEGDRAFFEIDQVNGEVRTTRTFGENSKATYEITVVAHDHGKTSLSASAFIVVYLSPDLNAQESIGPVNLSLIFIIALGSIAAILFVTMIFVAVKCKRDNKEIRTYNCSFFYLRRVAEYSYGNQKKSSKKKKLSKNDIRLVPRDVEETDKMNVTENYSIDSSYVNSRAHLIKSTSTFKDMEGNSLKDSGHEESDQTDSEHDVQRGHYADTAVNDVLNLSGAPIGGSQAPEQDATEGFHCQDECRILGHSDRCWMPRVPARAKSPEHGRNVIALSIEAPTVDVPHYEDCGAKRTFATFGKDGPEEHERGEAKAKRTGDPPASVCSPKANGAVREAGNGREATSPITSPVHLKSPVSKAPSSSSSSSSAYNTLKCRDAERIANHSLLRQPEGKDSEPAVREINQLLQNSRDKESPGNKRLKDIVL